A DNA window from Thioalkalivibrio sp. XN279 contains the following coding sequences:
- a CDS encoding SPOR domain-containing protein → MAQDYKRRSRRKPPTPAWVWFTSGLALGLCVALGVHLYHGRIQAPEQPVATRSAKPASQQVEEPVAVEAEEDGGFDFYTMLPGLEVVVPEEPAAVRRGEKPAPAPNLAPGRYWIQAGSFRRFADADRRKAELALLGLTSSIQAVAIEGQTWHRVRIGPLPDAAQADATRRQLAEAGIGALAVRERN, encoded by the coding sequence ATGGCGCAGGATTACAAGCGCCGCAGCCGGAGGAAGCCGCCGACGCCAGCGTGGGTATGGTTCACCAGCGGGCTCGCGCTCGGCCTGTGCGTGGCGCTGGGCGTGCACCTGTATCACGGCCGTATCCAGGCACCGGAGCAGCCGGTGGCCACGCGCAGCGCCAAGCCCGCCTCGCAGCAGGTCGAAGAGCCGGTGGCGGTCGAGGCCGAGGAAGACGGCGGCTTCGATTTCTACACCATGCTGCCCGGTCTCGAAGTGGTGGTGCCGGAAGAACCCGCGGCCGTGCGCCGCGGCGAGAAACCGGCGCCCGCGCCGAACCTCGCCCCGGGACGCTACTGGATCCAGGCCGGCTCGTTCCGTCGCTTCGCGGATGCCGACCGGCGCAAGGCCGAGCTCGCGCTGCTCGGGCTCACCTCCAGCATCCAGGCCGTCGCCATCGAGGGCCAGACCTGGCACCGCGTGCGCATCGGTCCGCTGCCGGATGCGGCCCAGGCCGACGCCACGCGCCGGCAACTGGCGGAGGCGGGCATCGGGGCGCTGGCCGTCAGGGAGCGGAACTGA
- a CDS encoding DoxX family protein, with the protein MNDASQSLPTLWRLTTSRLEGLGAWLAPLGLRLILAWEFGEAGVEKLHGENWFSHVQDSFPFPFSIVSPELSWFMATWFEIIGAFALVLGLFTRFFAFSLLILTFVATAAVHWPDGWSSLAELWQGYAISDDGYGNFKLPLLFALMLLPLVLNGAGKLSVDRLLGRWLLPATRAARADGLAWSLAGLGFGLPLTALFPVLGLGLLLAGIAGVVLFRETLLSSAP; encoded by the coding sequence ATGAACGATGCGTCGCAATCGCTGCCGACCCTCTGGCGCCTCACGACTTCACGCCTCGAGGGACTCGGTGCCTGGCTGGCGCCGCTCGGCCTGAGGCTGATCCTGGCCTGGGAGTTCGGCGAGGCCGGTGTCGAAAAGCTGCACGGCGAGAACTGGTTCAGCCATGTGCAGGACAGCTTTCCCTTCCCCTTCAGCATCGTCAGCCCCGAGCTGAGCTGGTTCATGGCGACCTGGTTCGAGATCATCGGCGCCTTTGCGCTCGTCCTGGGACTGTTCACGCGGTTCTTCGCGTTCTCGCTGCTGATCCTCACCTTCGTGGCCACGGCGGCGGTGCACTGGCCTGACGGCTGGTCTTCGCTGGCGGAGTTGTGGCAGGGCTATGCCATCAGCGACGACGGCTATGGCAACTTCAAGCTGCCGCTGCTGTTCGCGTTGATGCTCTTGCCCCTGGTGCTCAACGGCGCCGGCAAGCTCAGCGTCGATCGCTTGCTCGGCCGCTGGCTGCTGCCCGCCACGCGCGCTGCGCGGGCCGACGGCCTGGCATGGTCGCTGGCCGGGCTGGGTTTCGGCTTGCCGTTGACGGCGCTGTTCCCGGTACTGGGTCTCGGCTTGCTGCTGGCGGGAATCGCCGGCGTGGTGCTTTTCCGGGAGACCCTGCTCAGTTCCGCTCCCTGA
- a CDS encoding sigma-54 dependent transcriptional regulator, with protein MSSARILVVDDEADIRSLLEEILSEEGYAVVAAANAAEARERYAKDSPDLVLLDIWMPDVDGITLLREWSAAKSARQCPVVMMSGHGTVETAVEATRLGAVDFIEKPVSLAKLLRTVERALEADRAGGKGGRGLVPQSTAPVGHSRAMQALREQAERVAGHATNVLVTGEAGSGRELFARYIHSMGPRARGPFVRLVASAMQDAGAEAALFGRAFQGNIEPGLLERAQGGTLFIKNLHDLGAESQRLLLGAFESGRYKPLGGDVARPLDARIIASAPPGFERSPPAGLRQELLMYLAVVVLTVPPLREYPEDVPDLLRHYLDKLVDSQGLAYRRFSVAAQNRLRNYPWPGNVRELRNLVHRLLILGGDEEIGLGEVEQALSETAPPDEPLLSQDLMALPLREAREQFERAYLQQQLQLCEGKVGRLAKRVGMERTHLYRKLRALGIDFRSGGSDD; from the coding sequence ATGAGCAGCGCCAGGATCCTGGTGGTCGACGACGAGGCGGACATCCGCAGCCTGCTGGAAGAGATCCTCTCCGAGGAAGGCTACGCGGTGGTGGCGGCGGCGAACGCGGCGGAGGCGCGCGAGCGCTACGCCAAGGATTCGCCCGACCTGGTCCTGCTCGACATCTGGATGCCCGACGTCGACGGCATCACGCTGCTGCGCGAATGGTCCGCCGCCAAGTCGGCCCGCCAGTGCCCGGTGGTGATGATGTCGGGACATGGCACGGTCGAGACGGCGGTGGAGGCGACTCGTCTCGGCGCCGTGGACTTCATCGAAAAGCCGGTGTCGCTGGCCAAGCTGCTGCGCACGGTCGAGCGCGCACTCGAAGCCGATCGCGCCGGCGGCAAGGGCGGGCGCGGCCTGGTGCCGCAGTCGACAGCGCCGGTGGGCCACAGCCGCGCCATGCAGGCGTTGCGGGAGCAGGCCGAGCGCGTCGCCGGCCACGCTACCAACGTCCTCGTCACCGGGGAGGCAGGCAGCGGGCGGGAGCTGTTCGCGCGTTACATCCACTCGATGGGGCCGCGCGCGCGCGGGCCCTTCGTCAGGCTCGTCGCCAGTGCGATGCAGGACGCGGGCGCAGAGGCAGCGCTGTTCGGCAGGGCGTTCCAGGGCAACATCGAGCCCGGCCTGCTGGAGCGCGCCCAGGGCGGCACGCTCTTCATCAAGAACCTGCACGACCTCGGCGCCGAGTCCCAGCGCCTGCTGCTGGGTGCGTTCGAGAGCGGCCGCTACAAGCCCCTGGGCGGCGACGTCGCGCGCCCCCTGGATGCGCGCATTATCGCCTCGGCGCCCCCCGGCTTTGAGCGTTCTCCTCCGGCGGGGCTGCGGCAGGAATTGCTGATGTACCTGGCCGTCGTGGTGCTGACCGTGCCGCCGTTGCGCGAGTACCCCGAGGACGTCCCCGACCTGTTGCGCCATTATCTCGACAAGCTGGTGGACAGCCAGGGCCTGGCGTACCGCCGCTTCAGCGTGGCGGCGCAGAACCGCCTGCGCAATTACCCCTGGCCCGGGAACGTGCGCGAGCTGCGCAATCTCGTGCATCGGCTCCTGATCCTCGGCGGTGACGAGGAGATCGGGCTCGGCGAAGTGGAGCAGGCGCTGTCGGAGACGGCGCCGCCGGACGAGCCCTTGCTCAGCCAGGACCTCATGGCGCTGCCGCTGCGCGAGGCGCGCGAACAGTTCGAGCGAGCTTACCTGCAGCAGCAGCTGCAGCTGTGCGAGGGCAAGGTCGGCCGGCTCGCCAAGCGGGTCGGCATGGAGCGCACCCACCTGTATCGTAAGCTGCGCGCGCTCGGCATCGATTTCCGCAGCGGCGGTTCGGATGACTGA